The Ignavibacteriales bacterium genome contains the following window.
TCCAAACTCCGTCTTCTATTATAACAGGTTTATCTTCCATGGCTATGCCGGGGATTGCGTGTTGATCCGTATCCATTATTATGACATCCCACGAGATTTTACAGTCCTTACCGATATCGACTTGTTTATGAGAAACAATCAGAGAATTTCGGTTTATATATGTTCCATTTCCAATTTTAACAATAGCATTTTTACCGATCTCAATTCGAATCCCGGAGTAGAACTGACAATTTTCCGAATATATTTCTCCACCGTCGTTATATATTTTCGGGGATGGATGCCCGCCACTTACAACTAAGATTCCGGATTTTGAAAATTTACGTGAAAACCATAATCCGCGGAGATGTCCGATCAAAGAATGCTTTTTCAGACGCCGCTTGTATCTTTTTATAAAATCGTTTATTTTCATTGCCGATCCGTTATGGTTGATGAGTGAAATCGGATTTATTTTTATTTTTACTGACAAGCGTATGTAATGTGCGTTCTAAATTATCGCCTATCACAGACCACTCATAATGAGATTTCATCAGTTCAAATCCTTTTTCGGTCAAAGTGTGCTGTAAAGATTTGTTGTTCAGTAGCGCGATAACAGAGTCTGCGAACGCATGTGGTTCATTGCCGATTAAGACCGATTCATTATCAACAACATCAATCCCCTCGCAACCTATACTTGTTGTAACTATTGGTATTCGCATTGCCATCGCTTCTAAAACTTTT
Protein-coding sequences here:
- a CDS encoding acyltransferase translates to MKINDFIKRYKRRLKKHSLIGHLRGLWFSRKFSKSGILVVSGGHPSPKIYNDGGEIYSENCQFYSGIRIEIGKNAIVKIGNGTYINRNSLIVSHKQVDIGKDCKISWDVIIMDTDQHAIPGIAMEDKPVIIEDGVWIGCRSIILKGVRIGTGAIIAAGAIVTKDVAPHTLVGGVPARLLLELNKQDNAS